In a genomic window of Pseudomonas oryzihabitans:
- the desA gene encoding delta-9 fatty acid desaturase DesA: MSYNGLLDLTVWQLVVVTLVLTHLTIVSVTVYLHRYSAHRSLELHPALKHAFRFWLWLTTAMNTREWTAIHRKHHAKCETEDDPHSPVHKGLSTVMRKGAELYKAEASNAETLRIYGKNCPDDWVERNLYSRHRNLGVGLMLLIDLALFGALGLTVWAVQMIWIPFWAAGVVNGLGHALGYRNFECRDAATNLVPWGILIGGEELHNNHHTYPNSAKLSVKRWEFDMGWAWIKLFTWLRLAKVNRIAPIAHRVEGKGQLDMDTAMAILNNRFQIMAQYRKQVIGPLLRQERVSATPSQRPLFRRARSLLARETSLLKTRHKVRIDELLEHSQTLKLIYEKRLALQQIWARTSANGHDMLAATRQWIGEAEASGIQSLREFAEQLKTYSLRPAGTA, from the coding sequence ATGAGCTATAACGGCCTGCTCGACCTGACGGTCTGGCAATTGGTGGTGGTCACCCTGGTACTGACTCACCTGACCATCGTCAGCGTCACCGTCTACCTACATCGCTACTCCGCGCACCGGTCGCTGGAGTTGCATCCCGCCCTCAAGCACGCTTTCCGCTTCTGGCTGTGGCTGACCACCGCCATGAACACCCGTGAGTGGACCGCTATCCACCGCAAGCACCACGCTAAGTGTGAAACCGAAGACGATCCCCATAGCCCGGTGCACAAGGGGCTGAGCACCGTGATGCGCAAGGGCGCCGAGCTGTACAAGGCCGAGGCGAGCAACGCCGAGACCCTGCGCATCTACGGCAAGAACTGCCCGGACGACTGGGTCGAGCGCAATCTCTATTCCCGTCACCGCAACCTCGGCGTCGGTCTGATGCTGCTGATCGACCTGGCCCTGTTCGGCGCGCTGGGCCTGACGGTCTGGGCGGTACAGATGATCTGGATTCCGTTCTGGGCCGCCGGGGTGGTCAATGGCCTGGGCCATGCCCTGGGCTATCGCAACTTCGAGTGCCGCGACGCCGCGACCAACCTGGTGCCCTGGGGCATCCTCATCGGTGGCGAAGAGCTGCACAACAACCATCACACCTATCCCAACTCGGCCAAGCTGTCGGTCAAGCGTTGGGAGTTCGACATGGGCTGGGCCTGGATCAAGCTGTTCACCTGGCTGCGTCTGGCCAAGGTCAATCGCATCGCGCCCATCGCCCATCGCGTCGAAGGCAAGGGCCAGCTGGACATGGATACCGCCATGGCCATCCTCAACAACCGCTTCCAGATCATGGCGCAATACCGCAAACAGGTGATCGGACCGCTGCTGCGTCAGGAGCGGGTGAGTGCCACCCCTTCCCAGCGCCCGCTGTTCCGTCGCGCTCGTAGCCTGCTGGCACGTGAGACCAGCCTGCTCAAGACCCGGCACAAGGTACGGATCGACGAATTGCTCGAGCACAGCCAGACGCTGAAGCTGATCTACGAGAAGCGCCTGGCGCTGCAGCAGATCTGGGCGCGGACCAGTGCCAACGGGCACGACATGCTGGCCGCGACCCGGCAGTGGATCGGCGAGGCCGAGGCCAGTGGCATCCAGTCCCTGCGTGAGTTCGCCGAACAGTTGAAGACCTACTCCCTGCGGCCCGCCGGTACCGCTTGA
- the oscA gene encoding sulfur starvation response protein OscA — protein sequence MSSVPFRSLENQDETALLRDIQQALRGLRFGAIEITVHNGQVVQIERKEKFRPQTGNSNKH from the coding sequence ATGAGCTCCGTTCCGTTCCGCAGCCTGGAAAACCAGGACGAAACCGCACTGCTCCGCGATATTCAGCAGGCCTTACGTGGCCTCAGGTTCGGCGCGATCGAGATCACCGTGCACAACGGCCAGGTGGTACAGATCGAGCGCAAGGAAAAATTCCGGCCCCAGACCGGCAATTCAAATAAGCATTGA
- the cysT gene encoding sulfate ABC transporter permease subunit CysT produces the protein MSRRLSPVIPGFGLTLGFTLSYLALIVLIPLGAMFLHASQLTFGQFWSLITGRQVLAALQLSFGTALLAAFINGILGTLLAWVLVRYEFPGRKLIDAMVDLPFALPTAVAGIALTALYAPNGLIGSLFPFKIAYTPIGITLALIFVTLPFVVRTLQPVLADIPKEIEEAATCLGARPWQVFRYVLVPTLLPAWLTGFALAFARGVGEYGSVVFIAGNIPFKTEILPLLIVSKLDQYDYTGATGIGVFMLLVSFVMLLLINLLQRRIQPNI, from the coding sequence ATGTCTCGCCGCCTCTCCCCGGTCATACCCGGCTTCGGGTTGACCCTGGGATTCACCCTGAGCTACCTGGCGCTGATCGTCTTGATCCCGCTGGGCGCCATGTTCCTCCATGCCAGCCAACTGACCTTCGGGCAGTTCTGGTCGCTGATCACCGGACGCCAGGTACTGGCCGCCCTGCAGCTGTCCTTTGGGACCGCCCTGCTGGCAGCCTTCATCAATGGCATCCTGGGCACCCTGCTGGCCTGGGTGCTGGTGCGCTACGAGTTCCCAGGACGCAAGTTGATCGACGCCATGGTCGATCTGCCCTTCGCGCTGCCCACCGCAGTGGCCGGTATCGCCCTGACGGCGCTCTATGCCCCCAATGGACTGATCGGCTCGCTGTTTCCCTTCAAGATCGCCTACACCCCCATCGGCATCACCCTGGCGCTGATCTTCGTCACCCTGCCCTTCGTGGTGCGCACCCTGCAGCCGGTGCTGGCGGACATCCCCAAGGAAATCGAGGAAGCCGCCACCTGCCTGGGTGCCCGGCCTTGGCAGGTGTTCCGCTACGTGCTGGTGCCAACCCTGCTGCCGGCCTGGCTGACCGGCTTCGCCCTGGCCTTCGCCCGCGGCGTGGGCGAGTACGGCTCGGTGGTGTTCATCGCCGGCAACATCCCCTTCAAGACCGAAATCCTGCCGCTGCTCATCGTCTCCAAGCTGGACCAGTACGACTACACCGGTGCCACTGGCATCGGGGTGTTCATGCTGCTGGTGTCCTTCGTCATGCTGCTGCTGATCAACCTCCTGCAGCGCCGCATCCAGCCCAACATCTAA
- a CDS encoding sulfate ABC transporter substrate-binding protein, with translation MSIRRFALAALAGALFAGQVHAVELLNVSYDPTRELYQQYNAAFIKHWKAETGEDLTIKNSHGGSGKQARSVIDGLQADVVTLALSGDIDALNTHGQLIDPNWQQRLPDNSTPYTSTIVFLVRKGNPKHIKDWDDLVKKDVQVITPNPKTSGGARWNFLAAWAYAKAKYGSDAEALKFVTELYRHAPVLDTGARGATISFVQRQLGDVLIAWENEAYLALKEEGGDQLEIVTPSLSILAEPPVAWVDKVVERKGTLKQAKAYLEYLYSPEGQRIAAQNFYRPRDPKVAAEFKDQFKPVKLVTIEQEFGGWKSAQPKYFADGGVFDKIFTEINK, from the coding sequence ATGTCTATTCGCCGTTTCGCCCTGGCTGCTCTGGCCGGTGCCCTCTTCGCAGGTCAGGTTCATGCCGTCGAATTGCTCAACGTGTCCTACGACCCCACTCGCGAGCTCTACCAGCAGTACAACGCGGCCTTCATCAAGCATTGGAAAGCAGAAACCGGCGAAGACCTGACGATCAAGAATTCCCATGGTGGCTCCGGCAAGCAGGCGCGCTCGGTGATCGATGGCCTGCAGGCTGACGTGGTGACCCTGGCGCTGTCCGGTGACATCGACGCCTTGAATACCCACGGGCAACTGATCGACCCGAACTGGCAGCAGCGCCTTCCGGACAACAGCACGCCCTATACCTCGACCATCGTTTTCCTGGTGCGCAAGGGTAACCCCAAGCACATCAAGGACTGGGACGACCTGGTGAAGAAGGATGTCCAGGTCATCACGCCCAATCCCAAGACCTCCGGCGGTGCCCGCTGGAATTTCCTTGCCGCCTGGGCCTACGCCAAGGCCAAGTACGGCAGCGATGCCGAGGCACTCAAGTTCGTCACCGAACTCTATCGCCACGCCCCGGTACTGGACACCGGCGCCCGCGGCGCCACCATCAGCTTCGTGCAGCGCCAGCTCGGTGATGTGCTGATCGCCTGGGAGAACGAGGCCTATCTCGCCCTCAAGGAAGAAGGTGGTGACCAGCTGGAAATCGTCACCCCGTCCCTGTCTATCCTCGCCGAGCCGCCGGTGGCCTGGGTGGACAAGGTGGTCGAACGCAAAGGCACCCTCAAGCAGGCCAAGGCTTACCTGGAGTACCTCTATAGCCCCGAAGGGCAGCGGATCGCCGCGCAGAACTTCTATCGTCCCCGCGATCCCAAGGTAGCCGCGGAATTCAAGGACCAGTTCAAGCCAGTGAAGCTGGTGACCATCGAACAGGAATTCGGTGGCTGGAAGTCGGCTCAGCCGAAGTACTTCGCCGACGGCGGCGTGTTCGACAAGATCTTCACCGAGATCAACAAGTAA